In the genome of Eggerthella sp. YY7918, one region contains:
- a CDS encoding prepilin-type N-terminal cleavage/methylation domain-containing protein, with translation MKEMIKRIREERGGFTLAELLIVVAIVLVLVAIAVPVYTGAMDNANKAVGQSAARAVKGEAVAAYALGNDKTATTFTATVKKNGDVIDLKPGDGGTPVNDLNDEQAIDLGQKISSTDAGVAVTVTLTPQDLTPTPDNTGGTGGSN, from the coding sequence ATGAAGGAAATGATCAAGAGGATTCGCGAGGAGCGCGGTGGCTTCACGCTCGCCGAGCTGCTGATTGTCGTCGCAATCGTGCTCGTGCTGGTAGCGATCGCTGTGCCGGTTTACACCGGAGCAATGGACAACGCCAATAAGGCCGTTGGCCAGTCGGCTGCTCGTGCAGTAAAGGGCGAAGCGGTTGCTGCGTATGCGCTGGGAAATGATAAGACTGCGACAACCTTTACGGCTACGGTTAAGAAAAATGGCGATGTTATTGACTTGAAACCCGGCGATGGTGGTACCCCGGTTAACGATCTTAACGATGAGCAGGCTATTGATCTAGGTCAGAAGATTTCCTCTACCGACGCAGGGGTTGCTGTCACAGTTACTCTTACTCCTCAGGATCTAACGCCGACACCTGATAACACCGGCGGCACCGGTGGCAGCAACTAG